From a single Lentisphaera profundi genomic region:
- the hrpB gene encoding ATP-dependent helicase HrpB has translation MSQLPIHQVAEQVIETVVRDKLLLLSAPTGSGKSTCVPGILLDSGKIDGKIIVIQPRRAAAKFLAHHTAFLRSVKLGSEVGYSIRHDSKVNKDSKIIFMTDGLFLQQLKSNPQLKGIGAVLFDEFHERRWQMDLAFSLCRKVQEKQSHLHIMLMSATLDVDKLQAALQCPLITTEVRNFPVDIDYLIPDRQKKIWEVAANSAKKIMQTTKGSLLIFMPGKYEIMKTVNELQRSLKVPVHALHGQLNPQEQDRIIENTGQQKIIVSTNIAETSLTIPNITAVIDSGLVRQNAYDPQRQINTLYTKSISQSSAEQRAGRAGRTSAGQCLRLWSKSEQTRKMQHFEPEILRCDPSELLLQCLALGFSDLEELNLIDTPKELDQAWKVLELLGFTNSQGSLSTAGIHASKMPCSPRLAALLYYGTQADQMDKACTYAALISEPSIILNRNKKKLTDLVPGKELDFSSDLDLMAEMLFIAKSCKFQVQECDKYSLNANNCRSADLARMQFLRLCETMPRLQNFNDMHPHCCLLRAFPDYLAKRRDSSSLQVSLGNQLKGEIDRFSSQKKATLILATSIADIATSLGAKTKLSQLTAISPELLDHTFPGELLSKDEVIWDPSSKSARRAQQSCFRSLIIEEKIVDCEPDAQTEQVLANKIIDGTIKLNKWSEKLDDWIERVRKCAEIYPDKGIITYSPQDLEIVYMEMCSGLTKAKEVRDMDCLSYLKNLLSWDEQCFIEDAVPENIDIGNGKKLRIFYQVGKEIYVRAFIQQLFDLKKTPLIGPARIPLTFEILAPNHRPIQVTKNLENFWSGLYPEIKPALARRYHKHQWI, from the coding sequence ATGTCTCAACTGCCCATACACCAAGTTGCCGAACAAGTCATTGAGACTGTTGTGCGCGACAAACTGCTCTTACTCTCGGCCCCCACAGGCTCAGGCAAGTCCACTTGCGTACCTGGTATCTTATTGGACTCAGGTAAAATCGATGGCAAAATCATTGTCATTCAACCGCGCCGAGCAGCAGCCAAATTCCTCGCTCATCATACCGCATTTCTCCGTTCAGTTAAACTCGGAAGCGAAGTCGGCTATAGCATCCGCCACGATTCAAAAGTTAACAAAGACTCGAAAATTATTTTCATGACGGATGGACTTTTTTTACAACAACTAAAAAGCAATCCTCAACTCAAGGGAATTGGCGCCGTACTCTTTGATGAATTTCATGAACGTCGCTGGCAAATGGATCTGGCGTTTTCGCTCTGTCGCAAAGTCCAAGAAAAACAAAGTCACTTACACATCATGCTGATGAGTGCAACCCTAGACGTCGACAAGCTCCAAGCTGCATTACAATGCCCATTGATCACCACTGAAGTCCGCAATTTCCCCGTCGATATTGATTACCTCATTCCCGACCGACAAAAAAAGATTTGGGAAGTCGCTGCGAATTCCGCAAAAAAAATCATGCAAACTACCAAGGGTAGCTTACTCATTTTCATGCCTGGAAAATACGAGATCATGAAGACTGTTAATGAACTCCAGAGAAGCCTTAAAGTTCCGGTTCATGCTCTTCATGGACAATTAAATCCCCAAGAGCAAGATCGCATTATTGAGAATACGGGACAGCAAAAAATTATTGTCTCCACTAATATTGCTGAAACTTCGCTGACTATCCCCAATATCACCGCCGTCATCGACTCTGGCTTAGTTCGTCAAAATGCCTATGACCCACAGCGGCAAATCAATACACTTTACACCAAGAGTATTTCACAATCGAGTGCAGAGCAACGAGCTGGTCGAGCCGGCCGAACGAGTGCGGGTCAATGCCTGCGCCTGTGGTCAAAATCTGAACAGACTAGAAAAATGCAGCATTTTGAGCCCGAAATTTTGCGCTGTGACCCCTCTGAATTACTCTTGCAATGCCTCGCACTAGGTTTTTCTGATCTTGAAGAATTGAATTTGATTGATACCCCAAAAGAACTCGATCAAGCATGGAAAGTGCTCGAACTTTTGGGTTTCACGAATTCCCAAGGAAGCCTAAGTACTGCAGGAATTCACGCTTCCAAAATGCCCTGCTCTCCTCGCTTGGCGGCCCTACTTTATTACGGCACTCAAGCCGATCAAATGGATAAGGCCTGTACTTATGCGGCTTTAATTTCCGAGCCTTCCATTATCCTCAATCGCAACAAAAAGAAACTCACTGACTTAGTTCCTGGTAAAGAATTAGATTTCAGTTCCGATTTAGACCTTATGGCCGAGATGCTCTTCATTGCCAAAAGCTGTAAATTCCAAGTTCAAGAATGCGATAAATATTCTCTCAACGCCAATAATTGTCGCTCGGCTGATTTAGCTCGCATGCAATTTTTACGACTTTGCGAAACCATGCCTCGCCTACAAAACTTTAATGACATGCATCCTCATTGTTGCCTTTTACGCGCCTTTCCTGACTACCTCGCAAAACGCCGTGACTCGAGTTCTCTACAAGTGAGCCTCGGAAATCAATTAAAGGGAGAGATTGACCGCTTTAGTTCACAGAAGAAAGCGACGCTTATCCTCGCTACTAGTATTGCGGATATCGCAACAAGCCTTGGCGCAAAAACTAAACTCTCGCAACTCACTGCAATAAGTCCCGAACTCTTGGATCACACTTTCCCCGGCGAACTGCTCAGTAAAGATGAAGTCATCTGGGACCCTAGCAGTAAATCTGCCCGCAGAGCTCAACAAAGTTGCTTTCGCTCACTCATCATAGAAGAAAAAATAGTCGATTGTGAGCCCGATGCTCAGACGGAACAAGTACTCGCAAACAAAATCATTGATGGCACCATCAAGCTCAATAAATGGAGTGAAAAATTAGATGACTGGATTGAGCGCGTACGTAAATGTGCCGAGATTTATCCCGATAAGGGCATTATCACTTATTCCCCTCAAGATTTAGAAATTGTTTATATGGAAATGTGTTCGGGTCTCACTAAAGCCAAAGAAGTCCGTGATATGGATTGCTTGAGTTATTTAAAAAATCTTCTATCATGGGATGAACAATGCTTTATTGAAGACGCCGTACCAGAGAATATTGATATCGGTAATGGCAAGAAATTGCGGATTTTTTACCAAGTCGGAAAAGAGATTTATGTAAGGGCTTTTATCCAACAGCTTTTTGACTTAAAAAAGACTCCTTTGATCGGTCCGGCACGTATTCCACTCACTTTTGAGATATTAGCCCCCAATCATCGCCCTATTCAGGTCACTAAAAACCTTGAAAACTTTTGGTCAGGGTTATATCCTGAGATAAAGCCTGCTTTAGCTAGGCGTTATCACAAACACCAATGGATCTAA
- a CDS encoding type III pantothenate kinase encodes MKTLFANIGNTHSELAWDNLVNVDIIKTVDIMKELAYRAHEVDRLVVASVVPKVTGQLCVRFGQKLILLNAELAKSIKFADVDHFSIGADRIANAIAAQKHYSAPVMVVDCGTCVTTELIDKSNQFQGGNILPGRLLQRKILASATGQLPLAPLNSSLAKSPGRHTMEAIQSGVDLGLIGAIEKLITHNSKNFPDMTIVFTGGDAKFFKKHFPDAELAPPHFTLSGLLELAK; translated from the coding sequence ATGAAAACACTATTTGCTAACATCGGAAATACCCATTCTGAACTTGCTTGGGATAACCTCGTCAATGTAGATATCATCAAGACCGTAGATATCATGAAAGAGCTAGCTTATCGCGCTCATGAGGTTGACCGCCTTGTTGTGGCCTCCGTTGTCCCCAAAGTTACTGGTCAGCTCTGTGTACGTTTTGGACAAAAACTCATCCTGCTTAATGCTGAACTCGCAAAATCTATTAAATTTGCTGATGTGGATCATTTTTCTATTGGTGCGGATAGGATTGCGAATGCGATTGCCGCACAAAAACACTATAGTGCACCTGTGATGGTCGTTGATTGTGGTACTTGTGTGACGACTGAGCTCATTGATAAAAGCAATCAATTTCAAGGGGGAAACATCCTTCCAGGTCGCCTTTTACAACGAAAAATCCTTGCCTCTGCCACGGGCCAACTCCCCTTGGCCCCACTAAATTCAAGTCTTGCTAAAAGCCCCGGTCGCCATACTATGGAAGCTATTCAAAGCGGTGTCGACCTTGGATTAATTGGTGCAATCGAAAAACTGATCACGCATAATAGTAAGAACTTCCCCGACATGACCATTGTTTTCACCGGTGGGGATGCCAAGTTTTTCAAAAAACACTTCCCCGACGCTGAGCTCGCCCCGCCTCACTTCACTTTAAGCGGCTTATTAGAACTCGCGAAATAG
- a CDS encoding cysteine peptidase family C39 domain-containing protein gives MSRNNAVHKNIAIVSIFVFIAFFGLILRVLSLNYNYAHQLPLLAQAYAIETFIFGLNSLLVFSSTLLLFIVFKQKSDRLSTCIATSFILLSINSIYLYHTRSPEIKDLKYGVMTLQSDAMSCAAASLSNISTYYQMPISEQDAATAIKTTVQGSSPAQIVLGARQLGFHAEIFHNTKIKDLRYPSMLFVDAPLGREKHALVIMKKIDNFYINNLGLFYEVWDPEKGPVYWSKELLQSRWHGNGVYIKPK, from the coding sequence TTGAGTCGGAATAATGCGGTCCATAAAAATATTGCGATTGTTTCCATCTTTGTTTTTATTGCCTTCTTCGGTCTCATTTTAAGAGTCTTATCTCTTAATTACAACTATGCTCACCAACTGCCCTTACTTGCCCAAGCCTATGCTATTGAGACTTTCATTTTTGGCTTAAACTCTCTACTCGTCTTCTCTTCGACTTTATTACTTTTCATTGTTTTTAAACAAAAAAGTGATCGCCTAAGTACCTGTATCGCTACTAGCTTCATTCTTCTTTCAATCAATAGTATTTATCTCTATCACACGAGAAGTCCAGAAATCAAAGACCTTAAGTATGGTGTCATGACACTACAAAGTGATGCCATGAGTTGTGCGGCCGCTTCCCTATCAAACATCTCTACCTATTACCAAATGCCTATTAGCGAGCAAGACGCCGCCACCGCCATTAAAACTACTGTGCAAGGTAGCTCACCCGCGCAAATTGTTCTGGGTGCTCGTCAATTAGGGTTTCATGCAGAAATTTTCCACAATACTAAGATCAAAGATCTGAGATACCCCAGTATGCTCTTTGTGGATGCTCCCTTGGGCCGAGAAAAACACGCCTTAGTTATTATGAAGAAAATCGACAATTTTTACATCAATAACTTAGGACTGTTTTATGAAGTTTGGGATCCCGAAAAAGGACCTGTCTATTGGAGTAAAGAACTTTTACAATCCCGCTGGCATGGTAATGGCGTCTACATAAAGCCAAAGTGA
- a CDS encoding type II secretion system protein, whose protein sequence is MKKFSLIELLIVIAIIGILASLLAPALSKARKTSKMAVCLSTQRQIGIAIQMYTSDNKSYYPAAHGNYGWDDMITSYYGLPWTDADKQEIAMTNTNYSYTKLQCPSDNVESASAARFRKSYIVNDYRSTGNWSVGVIGREDSGNTNPSQDRLSESMQITAVSNASRTIVLGEHWNKWNFAGGGGDQSHGTSGYFYREFIFNPNSAAADKVSNHFGKGESNFSLVDGSSRRMNSYQVLEGTPISSTLSNFQGSWFDSQQ, encoded by the coding sequence ATGAAAAAGTTTTCACTGATTGAGTTGCTAATTGTTATCGCTATAATCGGGATTTTAGCTTCTTTACTTGCCCCTGCTCTAAGCAAAGCACGCAAAACCTCCAAAATGGCCGTATGTCTTAGTACACAACGACAAATTGGCATTGCTATTCAAATGTATACGTCGGATAATAAGAGTTATTATCCCGCTGCTCACGGAAATTATGGCTGGGATGATATGATCACATCTTACTACGGACTCCCATGGACTGATGCAGATAAGCAAGAAATCGCCATGACTAATACCAACTATAGCTATACCAAACTGCAATGTCCTTCAGATAATGTCGAATCGGCATCCGCTGCTAGGTTTCGAAAGTCCTATATCGTCAATGACTACCGTTCCACAGGAAACTGGAGTGTCGGTGTTATCGGTCGTGAAGACAGTGGCAATACAAATCCAAGTCAAGATCGTCTTTCGGAGTCCATGCAAATCACAGCCGTAAGCAATGCGAGTCGTACAATTGTCCTCGGGGAACACTGGAACAAATGGAACTTTGCAGGTGGAGGCGGTGATCAATCCCATGGAACTTCAGGCTATTTTTATCGGGAATTCATCTTCAATCCCAACTCAGCGGCCGCCGATAAAGTCTCTAATCATTTTGGTAAAGGCGAGAGTAACTTCAGCCTAGTGGATGGCAGTTCAAGAAGAATGAATTCTTATCAAGTTCTAGAAGGCACCCCGATTTCTTCAACTTTAAGTAATTTCCAAGGTTCTTGGTTCGATAGCCAGCAGTAG
- a CDS encoding sulfatase — MKILTLLLFSFTLFASEQPNIILFYVDDFGVKDLSCNGSSFYETPNMDRLAAGGMKFNNAYTAFPRCLPARQALLTGKYPSRFDVQAYPKQHLPFEEITFGEALKDAGYSTAYIGKWHLGHEGQDPSKQGFDHIVHTGHAGATGSFFYPFPVEKGHSVENPVKGKEGDYLTDLLRDEACEFIREKKDQPFLLVMAPYAVHTPLEGKKDLVEKYRQKLKRLGLSEGGTKDDADLVKDGTGIYKTVQNNPNYAAMIESVDTSLGKIMQTLEDLGIADNTAIILSSDHGGLSSRGLNNNRPLATSNLPYRHGKGWVYEGGIRVPHIVRWPKKIKAGTVSHVQTIGVDHYPTILQMAGLDLKPKQHIDGRTYFKALKGDDYQRDGMFWYSHTARPDSTGDTRGMAYTEGKYKIHEWFDEDSIELYDLENDPGERKDLSKQMPEKTKELHGKMLAMEESVGNYRKQGLRSTQKRLDRKKNPKKPSNKKH, encoded by the coding sequence ATGAAAATTTTAACATTATTACTTTTTAGTTTTACACTATTCGCTTCAGAGCAGCCCAATATAATTCTATTCTATGTGGATGACTTTGGGGTAAAAGACCTTTCCTGCAATGGTAGCTCATTTTACGAGACGCCCAATATGGATCGCTTGGCTGCAGGTGGAATGAAATTTAATAACGCTTATACAGCTTTCCCACGGTGTTTACCGGCGCGTCAGGCTTTGTTGACTGGTAAATACCCAAGTCGTTTTGATGTCCAAGCCTACCCCAAGCAACATTTGCCGTTTGAAGAAATAACTTTTGGTGAAGCCTTAAAAGATGCAGGTTATTCCACGGCCTATATAGGTAAATGGCATTTAGGGCATGAAGGTCAAGATCCCAGTAAGCAAGGTTTTGATCATATAGTTCACACGGGACATGCTGGTGCAACGGGAAGTTTTTTCTATCCCTTTCCAGTGGAAAAAGGTCATAGTGTTGAAAATCCCGTTAAGGGAAAAGAAGGTGATTATCTCACAGATTTACTACGTGATGAAGCTTGTGAATTTATTCGTGAGAAAAAAGATCAGCCTTTTCTATTAGTCATGGCTCCTTATGCGGTGCATACCCCTTTAGAAGGCAAGAAAGATTTAGTAGAGAAATATCGTCAAAAACTTAAAAGATTGGGCCTGTCTGAAGGTGGGACTAAAGATGATGCAGATTTAGTAAAAGATGGCACAGGTATTTATAAGACTGTGCAGAATAATCCAAATTACGCTGCCATGATCGAAAGTGTGGATACCAGCCTAGGCAAAATCATGCAAACTTTAGAAGATTTGGGAATAGCGGATAATACAGCCATCATTCTGTCCTCAGATCATGGAGGGCTCTCTTCTAGAGGTTTGAATAATAATCGTCCTTTAGCTACATCAAACTTACCTTATCGCCATGGCAAAGGCTGGGTCTATGAGGGTGGTATTCGAGTACCACATATCGTGAGATGGCCTAAAAAAATAAAAGCAGGAACAGTGAGCCATGTTCAAACAATTGGAGTGGATCACTATCCGACAATCTTGCAAATGGCGGGCTTAGATCTTAAGCCTAAACAGCATATAGATGGCAGAACTTATTTTAAAGCTTTAAAAGGAGACGATTATCAACGTGATGGCATGTTTTGGTATTCACATACAGCGCGACCGGATAGTACTGGCGATACTCGCGGAATGGCTTACACAGAAGGGAAATATAAAATTCATGAATGGTTTGATGAAGACTCTATAGAACTTTACGATTTAGAAAATGACCCTGGTGAACGTAAAGACCTGAGTAAGCAAATGCCTGAGAAGACAAAAGAGCTTCATGGTAAAATGCTAGCGATGGAAGAATCGGTAGGCAATTATCGCAAGCAGGGTTTGCGATCAACGCAAAAGCGTTTAGATCGCAAGAAAAATCCCAAAAAGCCATCAAATAAAAAACACTAG
- a CDS encoding sulfatase — protein MIKTFILICTLLPFALSAKNPNILFIAIDDLKPELGAYGYTQVKSPNIDQLAKSATTFTNAHCQWAVCGPSRASLMTGLYPESTGVMDLKTKMRSINPDVLTLPQHFKNSGYFTAATGKIYDPRCVDGREKDDAASWSIPYKGVNYGKVKLKDGKRFALAPDIADEDLTDGQILLNGLELLKQANEQEKPFFLAVGFKKPHLAFVAPKRYWDLYDRNSLTLPSFREQAQGASPYGWHDSNELRGYDGIPKKGPIPMELQKEAFHGYLACVSYIDTLVGRLIKRLDDLNLRENTIIVLWGDHGFHLGDHNMWGKHTNLEQATRVPLIIYIPGQTANQSSTPAELMDMYPTLCDAAGITTPKIVQGDSLLKVIKGTEKQHQNGAISFFKSKGAKGYSYRTQRYRYIEWIKANKVDAIELYDYEQDPGETLNLATNKDYAALIKELSTQLREDGQGCKLMYKVK, from the coding sequence ATGATCAAAACTTTCATACTTATTTGTACACTTTTACCTTTTGCACTGAGTGCAAAAAATCCTAATATTTTATTCATTGCTATTGATGACTTAAAACCTGAATTAGGTGCCTACGGCTACACCCAAGTTAAAAGCCCCAATATTGATCAACTAGCCAAAAGCGCGACTACTTTTACTAATGCCCATTGTCAGTGGGCTGTTTGTGGACCTTCACGTGCTAGCTTAATGACGGGACTCTACCCAGAGAGCACAGGCGTTATGGATTTAAAAACAAAAATGCGCTCTATCAACCCGGACGTGCTCACTTTGCCTCAACATTTCAAGAACTCGGGCTATTTCACTGCCGCCACCGGAAAAATTTATGACCCACGATGTGTCGATGGCAGAGAAAAAGATGATGCCGCATCCTGGAGCATCCCTTACAAAGGTGTGAATTATGGAAAAGTTAAACTTAAAGACGGAAAACGCTTTGCTCTAGCACCTGATATTGCTGACGAAGATTTAACTGACGGTCAAATTCTTTTAAATGGCTTAGAACTACTTAAGCAGGCCAATGAACAAGAGAAGCCTTTTTTCCTTGCCGTTGGTTTTAAAAAGCCTCACTTAGCTTTTGTTGCACCAAAGAGATACTGGGATTTATATGATCGCAATAGCCTTACACTTCCCTCTTTTCGTGAGCAAGCTCAAGGTGCGAGTCCTTATGGTTGGCATGATAGTAATGAATTGAGAGGCTATGACGGCATCCCTAAAAAAGGCCCCATCCCCATGGAACTCCAAAAAGAAGCCTTCCATGGTTACTTGGCTTGTGTCTCCTATATTGATACTTTAGTTGGCCGTTTAATTAAGAGACTTGATGATCTAAACTTAAGAGAAAACACCATTATTGTCCTATGGGGCGACCACGGCTTCCACCTGGGCGATCACAATATGTGGGGTAAACACACCAACCTGGAACAAGCTACACGAGTTCCATTAATCATTTATATTCCTGGGCAAACGGCGAATCAGAGTTCGACTCCTGCTGAACTCATGGATATGTATCCCACCCTATGTGATGCCGCAGGAATAACTACACCGAAAATCGTTCAAGGGGACAGTCTTTTAAAAGTTATCAAAGGCACTGAGAAACAACATCAGAATGGCGCTATTAGTTTCTTCAAAAGCAAGGGTGCTAAAGGTTACTCATACCGTACTCAACGTTACCGTTATATCGAATGGATCAAAGCCAATAAGGTCGATGCCATAGAACTCTATGATTACGAACAAGACCCCGGCGAAACGCTGAACTTAGCTACTAACAAGGATTACGCCGCTCTTATCAAAGAACTCAGTACACAACTTCGTGAAGATGGTCAAGGCTGTAAACTTATGTACAAAGTCAAGTAA
- a CDS encoding endo-1,4-beta-xylanase, which produces MAHPSKGARKRRPKTKPQQTSSPLLKGVKILLVLILISFICLCLLWDQNKPEKVTLANTAKIAYSQLTDRSGQIPKQYKDISRLIETQKAKPWFKQAQKRIEEHRKADLVLVLIDANGQRLTPTDVKINLDSHEFHHGGIISLWQFHGERKTGKPYIDPKIYRSKFLELYNATGFNNAFKYKLKKSHETLIPKAKQWLEEKNIPLRGHTLIWPGEKHLPKEILANKNNKTKLRQATNKVIRTWAQKWDLYEWDVINEPRTNHLLQDTLGQGEEAKWFKLAQKSSKNPNVKLYLNEYQIISGTKDKFKDLYEQNVQKLLDQGAPLHGLGVQSRYKFNLTPEQIYQALERLSKFQLPIKGTEFEVADLKRKLSDQERAKITFEVAATYFSHRLVHGLYVWTIFQSSTHAEVNGKPSWGHSSYMINKDGSLKANGLVWKYLFKQLWVTQGSIKSDAQGLIKTRAFKGQYTISFKYRGKSFTKKIQLDKDKIVEIKI; this is translated from the coding sequence ATGGCACATCCAAGTAAAGGCGCACGCAAACGGAGACCTAAGACGAAACCCCAACAAACAAGTTCTCCTTTACTGAAAGGGGTCAAAATCCTTTTGGTCCTTATTCTCATCTCCTTTATCTGCCTCTGTCTTCTCTGGGACCAAAATAAACCTGAGAAAGTAACGCTAGCGAATACTGCTAAAATTGCCTATAGTCAGCTGACTGATAGATCGGGTCAAATCCCAAAGCAATACAAAGACATTTCTAGACTCATTGAAACACAAAAAGCTAAACCTTGGTTCAAACAAGCTCAAAAACGTATTGAAGAACATAGGAAAGCTGACCTCGTGCTCGTTTTAATTGATGCCAATGGTCAAAGACTCACTCCAACTGACGTGAAAATCAATTTAGATAGCCACGAATTCCATCACGGTGGGATTATCAGTCTATGGCAGTTTCATGGGGAGCGTAAAACTGGGAAACCTTATATCGACCCTAAGATTTATCGTTCCAAATTCCTCGAACTTTACAATGCTACGGGCTTTAATAATGCCTTTAAATATAAACTCAAAAAAAGCCATGAAACACTTATCCCAAAAGCAAAACAATGGTTAGAAGAAAAAAACATCCCCTTGCGTGGTCACACCTTAATTTGGCCCGGAGAAAAACATTTACCCAAAGAAATTTTAGCGAACAAAAATAACAAGACGAAATTACGTCAGGCGACCAACAAAGTAATTCGCACTTGGGCTCAGAAGTGGGACCTCTACGAATGGGATGTCATCAATGAACCCAGAACTAATCACTTGCTTCAAGATACTTTAGGCCAAGGTGAAGAAGCTAAATGGTTTAAACTCGCACAAAAATCGTCTAAAAACCCCAATGTAAAACTCTACCTCAATGAGTACCAAATCATCTCAGGTACTAAAGACAAGTTTAAAGATCTATATGAGCAAAATGTCCAGAAGCTCCTTGATCAAGGTGCGCCACTCCATGGATTAGGAGTACAAAGTCGCTATAAATTCAATCTTACACCAGAGCAAATTTATCAAGCACTAGAACGTCTCAGTAAATTTCAACTCCCCATCAAAGGCACTGAATTCGAAGTTGCTGATTTAAAAAGAAAGCTTTCTGATCAAGAAAGAGCCAAAATCACTTTTGAAGTTGCTGCGACTTATTTTAGTCATCGCTTGGTTCACGGCCTCTATGTTTGGACGATATTTCAGTCCTCAACTCATGCTGAAGTCAACGGGAAACCAAGCTGGGGACACTCTTCTTATATGATCAATAAGGATGGCAGCTTAAAAGCTAATGGTTTAGTTTGGAAATATCTCTTCAAACAACTTTGGGTTACTCAAGGAAGCATAAAAAGCGATGCTCAAGGACTCATTAAAACTCGTGCTTTCAAAGGGCAGTATACCATTAGTTTTAAATATCGTGGAAAATCATTTACGAAAAAAATCCAATTGGATAAAGATAAAATAGTTGAAATTAAAATCTAG
- a CDS encoding SGNH/GDSL hydrolase family protein encodes MKLFLLLSLSFTQLIFADQTLSASSNTYSIRGANYSRLIDQGMEFRRFPLEFQKLNSRELGFNIKKAETTSGASILFTSNSAKISISFTIPEESENRGSDFALYINGQAKRLYSFKKTESIQIKMANPFPGDETSYELVLPSFSNPILERFTIDDKSYLRADKSKQLKKYLAIGDSISHGVGQDSKSYKTYPFILSKKLNLQIYNLAVGGGKISPAVAECLSDFKNVKLITILIGYNDLNFQGKSVNQYIEQYDAFIQKTRTAQPTAKIFCISLLFTKNTASPKTKITPDEYRIALEQFINQKRQEGDKNIHFIAGDSITSEKNLRPESSDPVHLGIDGAAKFARELEKIIAPFLNITTKNLPQGRKSI; translated from the coding sequence ATGAAATTATTTTTACTTCTCAGCCTTAGTTTCACCCAACTCATCTTCGCTGATCAAACCCTATCAGCATCTAGCAACACCTATAGTATTAGAGGTGCTAACTATAGCCGATTGATAGATCAAGGCATGGAATTTAGACGTTTTCCGCTAGAATTTCAAAAACTGAACTCTCGAGAATTAGGTTTTAACATAAAAAAAGCCGAAACAACTTCAGGCGCCAGTATTTTATTCACATCAAATAGTGCAAAAATCAGCATTAGCTTCACCATCCCCGAAGAAAGTGAAAACCGCGGATCTGACTTCGCCCTTTACATCAATGGACAAGCGAAAAGACTCTACAGTTTCAAAAAAACTGAGTCCATACAAATTAAAATGGCTAATCCCTTTCCTGGAGATGAAACCAGTTATGAACTCGTGCTCCCAAGCTTTTCTAACCCTATTCTAGAGCGCTTTACTATTGATGACAAATCTTATTTAAGAGCAGATAAATCAAAACAACTAAAGAAATATCTAGCGATAGGTGATTCTATCTCACATGGCGTGGGACAAGATTCAAAATCATATAAAACCTACCCCTTTATCCTATCTAAAAAGTTAAATCTACAAATCTATAACCTTGCAGTTGGAGGAGGAAAAATATCACCTGCCGTCGCCGAATGCTTAAGTGACTTTAAAAATGTTAAACTCATCACGATACTCATAGGCTATAACGATTTAAACTTCCAAGGAAAGTCCGTCAATCAATATATCGAGCAATACGATGCTTTCATTCAAAAAACACGGACGGCTCAACCCACAGCCAAAATATTTTGTATTAGCTTACTCTTCACAAAAAACACTGCATCACCAAAGACAAAAATCACTCCTGACGAATACCGCATTGCCTTGGAACAGTTCATCAATCAAAAACGACAAGAAGGCGATAAAAACATTCATTTCATTGCCGGAGATAGCATCACATCCGAAAAAAATCTCCGCCCTGAATCTTCTGACCCTGTACATTTAGGTATTGATGGTGCAGCAAAATTTGCTCGAGAATTAGAAAAAATTATTGCTCCATTTCTTAACATAACTACAAAAAACTTGCCTCAAGGCCGGAAATCCATCTAG